CGGGTCCGGGCCGACGGCTCGCCGGGACCCTGCACCGCCACCCCCGGCTGCGGCTGTCCCTGCTGCTGACCGCCCCGATGACCTGGCTCGTCGTCGCCTACCTGGGCTCACTGGCAGCCCTGTTCATGTCCGCCTTCTGGACCACCGATCCGTTCACCTCGGATGTGGTCAAGACCTGGACGCCGGACAACTTCAAGGCGCTCTTCACCACCGACGTCTACCGCAACGTTGCGCTGCGCAGCATCGGCGTCGCCCTCGCGGTCACCGTCATCGACGTCCTGATCGCCTTCCCCGTCGCCTTCTACACCGCCCGGGTCGCCAAGCCCAAGTACCGCCCCCTGCTGGTGGTCGCGGTGCTCACCCCACTGTGGGCGAGCTACCTGGTCAAGGCGTACGCCTGGCGGATCATCCTGTCCGAGGGCGGGCCGCTGGACTGGGCGCTGAGGCCCTTTGGCGCCGACGGGCCGGGATACGGGCTGCCCGCGGTCATCATGGTGCTGTCCTACCTCTGGCTGCCCTACATGATCCTGCCCATCCATGCGGGGCTGGAGCAGCTTCCCGCCAACCTCCTGGACGCCTCCGCGGACCTGGGTGCCCGCACCTGGCGGACGTTCCGGTCGGTAGTGGTACCGATGGTGTTCCCGTCGATCGCCGCAGGGTCCGTTTTCACCTTCTCACTCAGCCTCGGCGACTACATCGCCGTACAGATCGTCGGCGGCAAGACCCAGCTCATCGGCAACCTGGTCTACTCCAACATCACCCTCGACCTGCCGCTGGCCGCCGCGCTCGGCACCGTACCCGTGGTCGTCATCGTGCTCTACCTGCTCGCAGTGCGCCGCAGCGGCGCACTGGCCGCGCTGTGAGGACCCTGAGGAAAGCATGCAACTCTCCCGTCCCGCACGCATAGCCCTGCGTGCGACCGCGGCCACCGGCTTCGCGATCATCTACGTCCCGCTGCTGCTGGTCCTCATCAACTCGTTCAACATCGACAAGACCTTCGGCTGGCCGCCATCAGGCTTCACCCTGCGCTGGTGGGGCAACGCGTGGCACAGTTCCGGCGCACGGGACGCCCTGTGGACCTCGGTCAAGGCCGGCAGCGGCGCCACCACGATCGCGCTGGTGCTGGGCACGTTGACCGCGTTCGCCGTGCAGCGTTACAAGTTCTTCGGCCGAGAGAGCATCTCCTTCCTGGTGGTGCTGCCGATCGCGCTGCCCGGCATCGTCACCGGCGTCGCCCTCAACACCGCCTTCCACGCGGTCCTCGAACCGCTCGGCGTGGGCCTCGGCCTCTTCACCGTCATCGTCGGCCACGCCACCTTCTGTGTCGTCGTGGTCTTCAACAACGTCGTCGCGCGGCTGCGCCGGATGTCCGGCTCGTACGAGGAAGCCGCCGCCGACCTGGGCGCGGACACCTTCCAGACGTTCCGCGACATCACCTTCCCCCTGGTGCGTTCCGCACTGGTGGCGGGCGGGCTGCTCGCCTTCGCGCTCTCCTTCGACGAGATCGTGGTCACCACGTTCACCGCCGGGCCCGGTGTCCAAACCCTCCCGGTCTGGATCTTCTCCAACATGGCCCGGCCACAGCAGGCCCCGGTGGTCACCGTCGTCGCCGCCGTGCTGGTGCTGCTGTCCGTCATCCCCGTCTACCTGGCCCAGCGGCTGTCGTCCGACACGGCCTCCGGCAGCCGACTCTGAAGCAATAGGCAAGGAACCACCTATGTGTCAACTGGAGACCCAGTGACGACCGCTCTGCGCACGCTGCGAAACTACATCGGCGGCGAGTCCATGGACGCCGCCGACGGGCGGACCATCGAGATCGTCGACCCTGTGACCGGCGAGTCCTACGCGACCTCGCCGCTGTCCGGCCGGGCGGACGTCGACGCCGCCATGGGCGCAGCCACGGCTGCGTTCCCGGCGTGGCGCGACACCACCCCGGCCGAGCGACAGCGTCTGCTCCTGAAGATCGCGGACGCCTTCGAGGCGCGGACGGGGGAACTCGTCGCCGTTGAGTCCGAGAACACCGGCAAGCCGCTGGGGCTGACGGCGAGCGAGGAAGTGCCGCCGATGGTGGACCAGATCCGCTTTTTTGCGGGCGCCGCCCGACTGCTGGAGGGCCGCTCGGCCGGTGAGTACATGGAGGGCATGACCTCCATCGTCCGGCGTGAGCCCGTCGGGGTCTGCGCGCAGGTCGCACCATGGAACTACCCGATGCTGATGGCGGTCTGGAAGTTCGCCCCGGCGCTGGCCGCGGGCAACACCGTGGTCCTGAAGCCGTCGGACACCACCCCGGCCTCCACCCTGCTGATGGCCGAGATCGTCGGGTCCATCCTGCCAAAGGGCGTCTTCAATGTCGTCTGCGGTGACCGCGACACCGGCCGCCTGATGGTCGAACACCCCACCCCGGCGATGGCCTCGATCACCGGTTCCGTACGGGCCGGCAAGCAGGTCGCCGAGTCCGCGGCCAAGGACTTCAAGCGCGTCCACCTGGAGTTGGGCGGCAAGGCCCCCGTCGTCGTCTTCGCCGACGCCGACATGACGCAGGCCGTCGAGGGCATCTCGGTGGCCGGCTTCTTCAACGCTGGCCAGGACTGTACGGCCGCGACCCGCGTCCTCGTACAGGAGTCGGTCCACGATGAGTTCGTGACGGCGCTGGCGAGGGCCGCCGCCAGCACGAAGACCGGTCGGCCCGACGACCCGGCCGTGCTGTACGGACCGCTCAACAACGCCAACCAGCTCACGCAGGTCGTCGGCTTCATCGAGCGGCTGCCTTCCCACGCCAAGATCGAGGCAGGCGGCCACCGCGTCGGCGACAAGGGCTACTTCTACGCCCCCACCGTCGTCTCCGGCCTCAGGCAGGACGACGAGATCATCCAGAGCGAGGTGTTCGGCCCGGTCATCACCGTCCAGTCCTTCCGCGACGAGGCGCAGGCCCTGGAATACGCCAACGGCGTCGACTACGCCCTGGCCTCCTCGGTGTGGACCAAGGACCACGCACGCGCGATGCGCATGTCCAAGAAGCTCGACTTCGGCTGCGTGTGGATCAACACCCACATCCCGCTGGTCGCCGAGATGCCCCACGGCGGCTTCAAGAAATCCGGCTACGGCAAGGATCTGTCCGCGTACGGCTTCGAGGACTACACCCGTATCAAGCACGTCATGACATCACTGGACGCCTGACGCTCACGCCGCCGTTACCAGCACCAGCGGGATCGCCCCGCAGGGGTGCAGTACCACCTCGCCCCGCGCGGCAGCAGAGTCGAGGTCCCTGACCAGGGAGCCCGCCAGCTGAGTCGCGGTATTGGACGCGGTGACCCGGCCGCGCGGATTGACCAGGAAGGCAGGGCTCTCGATGCGGCGCAGGGCGGGGCCGACAGCGGCTTCGAAGTGGCGCAGGTACACGTCGGCGGCGGCCACGCCCGCGAACACGCCGTCCATGACCACCGGCGCCGCCAGGGTGAGGCTGTACTCGTCGGAGCACAGATAGTCGACGTACGGCCCGGACACGGCGCGCTGCCCGGTGGTCCTGGGCAGGGCGAACCAGTCCCAGTGGGTGTAGTCCGAGAACGCGGAGGTGTCCGGGTCCAGATCCAGCAGCATGGGCCGGACCTTGCCATCGGCCCGGGTCTGCCACCATTCCAGCCAGGCGGGTACGTCGCTGAGGAGGCCCGGTTCGGCGATGAAGCCGGTGCCGGAGATCAGCTTGGCGTCGTGGGCGAGCTGTTCGCGCAACAGCGGCTGGAGCTGGGCCAGGTCGGCCGATGTGGGGCGGCGACCCCGCACGCTTATGTGCGCGAGCAGGGTGGTGGTCTGTTCGCAGGTCTGCTGGACGGTGGTGAAGACACTCTCCAGCATGCCGCTGACCCGGACGACTGCCTCCGCGACGGTGTCGCCGTCGCTGCTCAGTGCTCTTGCCATGTTTCGTCCAGTCGCAGTTCTATGAGGTGCCGCACCGCGTTGCGAACATGCTCCTCTGCCAGGGTACGAGCCTGAAGTCCGTCACCGGCCGTGATGGCGTCGAAAAGAGCCCGGTGCTGCGCGTCGGCGGTCCGGTGGATTCTCGCCTGGGTGAATGGCAGACACAGTAGCGGGCCGATCTCGGTCTGGAAACGGATCTCCTCGCGGGTCAGCCGCGAGGACTGGGCGGCGGCGACGATCTCCACATGGAAGCGGCCGTCGATGCGCCCGCGCGCGGCGGCGTCGACGGCGTCGGCGAAGTCCCGCAGGGAACGGCTGGGGGCTTCCAGGTCGTGCTTGTCCGCGCGGTCGGCGGCGAGCCGGGCGGCGGCTCCGGCGACCGCGGCATAGTGGTCACTGAGGTCGCGCAGCTCCTCCGTCGTGTGGGCTTTCAGCCGCTGCCGCAGGCGGTCGTGCAGATCCTCGACAGGGGCGCGGACGAAGGTCCCGCCGCCCCGGCCGCGCCTTGTGGTGACGAGGCCCTGCTGCCGCAGGGCCATCAATGCCTCGCGCAGACTCACGGTGGAGACGCCGAGCCGCTCGGCAAGGTCGCTCTCACCGGGCAACTGCTCACCGTCCGTCAGCAGCCCCAAGGTGATGGCGTCGCCCAGGCGCCGAACGACGGCCTCGACCCTGGCTTCCGTGTCAAGGGGGGCGAAGATCGCACGGCGGGCAGCACTGGAGAGTCGGTTCACGTCTGTTCTGTCGTCCTTCCGATCGGTGCCACCGGGCTCATCTCATCACAGAACGATTTCATAGGCGGCCAAAGATTGCCATATGACCTATGGATTCATATCTTTACGCCACCTGTGCACACGTTCCCCTGTGCCCTGCGAGAGGCCCCCGATGTCGCTATCCCCACCCCAAGCCCAGCACGCCCCGGACGCCCAGGACGCGGCAGATGCCGCCCAACTCGCCTCACTCGGTTACACCCAGAAGCTGACCCGCGCGCTCGGCCTGTGGTCGAACTTCGCGGTCGGATTCACCTACCTCTCTCCGTTGGTAGGTGTGTACTCAGTCTTCGACTACGGACTGGCCACTGGCGGTCCCTCGTTCTTCTGGACGATACCGCTCGTCCTGATCGGCCAGGGCCTGGTGCTGCTGACCTTCGCCGAGGTCGCCTCGCAGTATCCGCTCGCTGGCGGCATCTATCAGTGGGCCAAGCGATTGGTCGGCCCCAGATACGCCTGGATGTCCGGGTGGATGTACACATGGGCGCTGCTGGTGACCATCACATCGGTGGCGTACCCGATCGCCAAGTACGCGGGCCCGCTCTTCGGCTACGCGGTTACCGGCACCAGCACCATCGAGACCGCGGTCGTGGTCATTCTGCTGTGCGCCGCGGTGAACCTGCTCGGCGTACGGCGGCTGGCCTTCGTCGCCAACATCGGCGTGATGGCCGAAGTCCTGGGCACCGTGGTGCTGGGCGTCTACCTGCTGGTCTTCCACCACAAGCAGGACGTGACCGTGGTGCTGCACACCTCCGGCGCGGGTGCCAACGGCGGCTACCTAGGTGCCTTCCTGGCCTCGTGCCTCTTCGCGGTCTGGATCTTCTACGGCTTCGAGGCATGCGGTGACATCGCCGAGGAGGTCAAGGACCCCTCGCGCAAAGTGCCGCGGGCGATGGGCATGACCCTGGGCGTGGGCGCCGTCGCGACCGTGATCCTGACGCTGGGCCTCATCCTGGCGGTGCCGGACTTCGGCGCGGTCATCAGCGGCAAGTCCGCCGACCCGCTCGGTGAGGTGCTGGCCGACTCGCTGGGCACCGTCGGCAGCAAAATCGCGCTGACGCTGATCGTCGTCGGTTTCGTCTCCTGCACGCTGGCTATCCAGGCCGCGGCGACCCGGCTGGTCTACTCCTACGCCCGTGATGGGGTCATCATCGGCGCCAAGCGGCTGTCCAAGCTGCACCCCACCTTTCACATGCCGCCGGCTGCAACCGCCGTCACCGCGGTCATCCCGGCCGCCCTTGCCTTCCTCCCCTCCGCGACGGTCACCCGGATCATCACTTTTTCGGTGGTGGGCATCTACATAGGCTTCCAGTCCGTCGTCCTGGCCTCGGCCATCGGCCGCGCCCGGGGATGGAAACCCGCCGGCACCTTCAGGCTCGGACGCTGGGGCTGGCCCGTGAACATCGCCGCCCTGACCTACGGGGTAACCGCGATCGTTGTCCTGTCCGTCAAGACTCCCGCCAACGGCGACTCCTTCTTCGACCGCTGGCTGGTCCCGCTTTCGGTCGGCATCGTCGCCTTCCTCGGCCTCGGCTACCTGGCGATCGCCCGCCCCAAGGAGCACATCGCCGACGAGAACCGGTCGGTTCGATAACGAGCGACTGGCCCAGAGTCGCGCAGGTCATCCGGCCTGCGCGGCTCTGTCGTTTCCGGCGCGGTTTCGGCTTCCATCCGCTGCTGTGCTTCCTGGACAACACCGGTGAGGCTCTGGCCGGCCTGCTGCGGTCGGGCAACGCCGACGCGAACACCGCGAGCGAGTACATCAGCGTTATGAACGCCGCGCTCGCACAGATCCCCGATGCCCATCCGCCACGGCACCGACCGACCGAGCGTCGGGCCCCAGCCATGCCCACCGGGCGAGAAGCAGCTGGCAGCGCCCGCCATTGTGACCAGCTCGGCTGGGCCGAGCCGACTGAAACGGGAGGCTAGTTCCAATGCCGGTGACTTTGCGGGCTTTCAGTGGGCGGTTCGTGAGTCTTTGAATGGATCTGCTATCGCCGTTTGGTGTGGTGGCGGGACGGAATCTGCCGGTCCGTGGTTGTCGATCTGGTGATGTGACCGGGTGAGTGAACGCAAGCCGTACCCGAGTGACTTATCGGACGAGCAGTGGGCTTTGATCGAGCCGGTGATCACCGCGTGGAAGGACCGGCACCGCTCGGTCAGTGGCCACCAGGGCGCCTACGACATGCGGGAGATCGTGAACGCGATCCTCTACCAGGGACGGACCGGCTGCCAGTGGGCCTATCTCCCGCACGACCTGCCGCAAAAGAGCGCCACCTTCTACTACTTCGCGGCCTGGCGGGACGACGGAACCGACCAGGTCATCCATGAACTCCTGCGCTGCCAGGTCCGCGAACGCGCCCGCCGATTAGAGGACCCGACCCTGGTGGTCCTGGACACTCAGAGTGTCCACGTGGCCGCCGGAGTCCCCGCCACCACGAGCGGCCACGATCCGGCCAAGCGGGTGCCCGGCCGCAAACGCGGACTGGCCGTGGACGTCCTCGGCCAGGTCATCGCGGTCGTCATCCTCGCCGCGAACACCCACGACAACGCCGCGGGCATCATCCTCGCCGCGAACACCCACGACAACGCCGCGGGCATCATCCTGCTGGACCAGGTCGCCGAGCACGCCGGCGGAACCGTCCGCAAAGCCCTGGTCGACCAGGGCTTCAAGAACCAGGTCGTCCTGCACGGCACCGGCCTGGGGATCGACGTCGAGATCGTCCAACGCAACCCGCAGGACAAGGGGTTCGTGCCACAGCCGAAGCGATGGAGGGTCGAACAGACCTACGGGATCCTGATACTGCACCGGCGCCTGGTCCGCGACTACGAGCACCGCCCCTCCTCCTCCGCCTCCCGCGTCTACTGGGCCATGACCCACGTCATGACCCGACGCCTCACCGGCGCGAACACCCCCACC
This portion of the Streptomyces canus genome encodes:
- a CDS encoding ABC transporter permease; this translates as MTDTVPAAAPDHGIKPGPGRRLAGTLHRHPRLRLSLLLTAPMTWLVVAYLGSLAALFMSAFWTTDPFTSDVVKTWTPDNFKALFTTDVYRNVALRSIGVALAVTVIDVLIAFPVAFYTARVAKPKYRPLLVVAVLTPLWASYLVKAYAWRIILSEGGPLDWALRPFGADGPGYGLPAVIMVLSYLWLPYMILPIHAGLEQLPANLLDASADLGARTWRTFRSVVVPMVFPSIAAGSVFTFSLSLGDYIAVQIVGGKTQLIGNLVYSNITLDLPLAAALGTVPVVVIVLYLLAVRRSGALAAL
- a CDS encoding ABC transporter permease; this translates as MQLSRPARIALRATAATGFAIIYVPLLLVLINSFNIDKTFGWPPSGFTLRWWGNAWHSSGARDALWTSVKAGSGATTIALVLGTLTAFAVQRYKFFGRESISFLVVLPIALPGIVTGVALNTAFHAVLEPLGVGLGLFTVIVGHATFCVVVVFNNVVARLRRMSGSYEEAAADLGADTFQTFRDITFPLVRSALVAGGLLAFALSFDEIVVTTFTAGPGVQTLPVWIFSNMARPQQAPVVTVVAAVLVLLSVIPVYLAQRLSSDTASGSRL
- a CDS encoding gamma-aminobutyraldehyde dehydrogenase translates to MTTALRTLRNYIGGESMDAADGRTIEIVDPVTGESYATSPLSGRADVDAAMGAATAAFPAWRDTTPAERQRLLLKIADAFEARTGELVAVESENTGKPLGLTASEEVPPMVDQIRFFAGAARLLEGRSAGEYMEGMTSIVRREPVGVCAQVAPWNYPMLMAVWKFAPALAAGNTVVLKPSDTTPASTLLMAEIVGSILPKGVFNVVCGDRDTGRLMVEHPTPAMASITGSVRAGKQVAESAAKDFKRVHLELGGKAPVVVFADADMTQAVEGISVAGFFNAGQDCTAATRVLVQESVHDEFVTALARAAASTKTGRPDDPAVLYGPLNNANQLTQVVGFIERLPSHAKIEAGGHRVGDKGYFYAPTVVSGLRQDDEIIQSEVFGPVITVQSFRDEAQALEYANGVDYALASSVWTKDHARAMRMSKKLDFGCVWINTHIPLVAEMPHGGFKKSGYGKDLSAYGFEDYTRIKHVMTSLDA
- a CDS encoding cache domain-containing protein, with the protein product MARALSSDGDTVAEAVVRVSGMLESVFTTVQQTCEQTTTLLAHISVRGRRPTSADLAQLQPLLREQLAHDAKLISGTGFIAEPGLLSDVPAWLEWWQTRADGKVRPMLLDLDPDTSAFSDYTHWDWFALPRTTGQRAVSGPYVDYLCSDEYSLTLAAPVVMDGVFAGVAAADVYLRHFEAAVGPALRRIESPAFLVNPRGRVTASNTATQLAGSLVRDLDSAAARGEVVLHPCGAIPLVLVTAA
- a CDS encoding FadR/GntR family transcriptional regulator, producing MNRLSSAARRAIFAPLDTEARVEAVVRRLGDAITLGLLTDGEQLPGESDLAERLGVSTVSLREALMALRQQGLVTTRRGRGGGTFVRAPVEDLHDRLRQRLKAHTTEELRDLSDHYAAVAGAAARLAADRADKHDLEAPSRSLRDFADAVDAAARGRIDGRFHVEIVAAAQSSRLTREEIRFQTEIGPLLCLPFTQARIHRTADAQHRALFDAITAGDGLQARTLAEEHVRNAVRHLIELRLDETWQEH
- a CDS encoding amino acid permease — its product is MSLSPPQAQHAPDAQDAADAAQLASLGYTQKLTRALGLWSNFAVGFTYLSPLVGVYSVFDYGLATGGPSFFWTIPLVLIGQGLVLLTFAEVASQYPLAGGIYQWAKRLVGPRYAWMSGWMYTWALLVTITSVAYPIAKYAGPLFGYAVTGTSTIETAVVVILLCAAVNLLGVRRLAFVANIGVMAEVLGTVVLGVYLLVFHHKQDVTVVLHTSGAGANGGYLGAFLASCLFAVWIFYGFEACGDIAEEVKDPSRKVPRAMGMTLGVGAVATVILTLGLILAVPDFGAVISGKSADPLGEVLADSLGTVGSKIALTLIVVGFVSCTLAIQAAATRLVYSYARDGVIIGAKRLSKLHPTFHMPPAATAVTAVIPAALAFLPSATVTRIITFSVVGIYIGFQSVVLASAIGRARGWKPAGTFRLGRWGWPVNIAALTYGVTAIVVLSVKTPANGDSFFDRWLVPLSVGIVAFLGLGYLAIARPKEHIADENRSVR
- a CDS encoding IS5 family transposase; this translates as MSERKPYPSDLSDEQWALIEPVITAWKDRHRSVSGHQGAYDMREIVNAILYQGRTGCQWAYLPHDLPQKSATFYYFAAWRDDGTDQVIHELLRCQVRERARRLEDPTLVVLDTQSVHVAAGVPATTSGHDPAKRVPGRKRGLAVDVLGQVIAVVILAANTHDNAAGIILAANTHDNAAGIILLDQVAEHAGGTVRKALVDQGFKNQVVLHGTGLGIDVEIVQRNPQDKGFVPQPKRWRVEQTYGILILHRRLVRDYEHRPSSSASRVYWAMTHVMTRRLTGANTPTWREEQAAAA